The region CTGGCGCACACAGCCTGTGTGTGTCAATGACGCTGTATAAACCTCCATGAAGCCCCCAGATGGCGTTAATCGTCTGATAACACCATATTCATTCGCGACAAACAATGCAATTTTGAAACATCGGATCACGCGACAGACATCAGATTTTTCGCTACACTCTAGGAAAAATGATCAACTAGGATCTCGATATGGCACAATCGAGCAACGAAAAGAAATCTGGACCTCAGGGCACCATGATCTTTTCGCCCGAAGAGGTTGAGGCCGCGATTCAAGAGCAACTCAAAGTAAAATTGCTCGCAGGAGATGAGGGTTCTATGCTGGTTGGCATCACACCACCAGTTGATGGGAAGGTTTTTAATTTTATGAATACCTCGGTGACCATTGGCCGTAACAGCGACCAAGATATTGTCATCGATGACCCAAGCGTGTCTGCCATGCACGCGAAAATCACTTTGGACAATGGGAGCTGGCAAATCGCCAATTTGCTGTCGTCAAACGGTACTTTCGTCAATGGCAAAAAAATTAGCGTCATCCGTTTGAACAATGGAGATCGAGTCCGCTTTGGCAAAGTGGAATTTGTGTTCAAAGCTGGTCAGCTCACCGGTGCGAATGGGTCAGTCACACCATCCACAAGTGAAGAAAAGGGAAAACGCACCGTGGTTGGTTATTGGCTAATTGGTGGCTTGATTGTACTTGGCACAGCGCTGTATTTCTTGCTCTGAC is a window of Gammaproteobacteria bacterium DNA encoding:
- a CDS encoding FHA domain-containing protein; this translates as MAQSSNEKKSGPQGTMIFSPEEVEAAIQEQLKVKLLAGDEGSMLVGITPPVDGKVFNFMNTSVTIGRNSDQDIVIDDPSVSAMHAKITLDNGSWQIANLLSSNGTFVNGKKISVIRLNNGDRVRFGKVEFVFKAGQLTGANGSVTPSTSEEKGKRTVVGYWLIGGLIVLGTALYFLL